From Alphaproteobacteria bacterium, one genomic window encodes:
- a CDS encoding calcium-binding protein yields the protein MPAANPKSAKPADQAEKDKSNQQDVFHSESANTAPNNVSVASDTASDTDTYTAKTADQKPGEAVNIAEAPAGDSGNAATDSSPNISSNSNVKNTGAGFDRLHDSDANFTSSLHPLSGADSGDNNLDSNDYRGQFLNDDAVRRDTLFFEARDSGSGNPDNGNGGNNPPPPPPPPPPPPPPPPPPPPPPPPPKPLLLDDHDNIVDFRAVDMNQYHPLTYNHAGAGDDHIILPSDTTNAANVGLTDLPFHGDSGNDTIIGGDMDDIIFGDAGNDVLTGNNGNDQLFGGDGNDTLYGGLGAHDILMGGDGNDIITDSDGIDLAHGGAGNDIIDINLHFTYPILPPDAPPVLLAPPQSIDQIYGGDGDDTITVTMDHPLYTLSLYADDMAPGSGDGNDKVFLHGEYAHSEIHLGGGNDQFTAGMGEDIVSTGDGKDTVIWHNMADVGDTITDFESGLDKLDIADLLIGYNATHVLDHAINAVHIDASAVTILSAIPVNFVNIGNSLSSFVKFDPTSATNTDVYIDPNGAKGGAQWTLLAHVQHLPGVTVKYADIIATH from the coding sequence ATGCCGGCTGCGAATCCCAAATCTGCCAAGCCTGCCGATCAGGCAGAAAAAGATAAGTCTAATCAACAGGATGTATTTCATTCTGAAAGTGCCAATACAGCGCCAAACAATGTATCCGTGGCTAGCGATACCGCATCCGATACCGATACGTATACTGCAAAAACTGCCGATCAAAAGCCAGGCGAAGCCGTCAATATTGCCGAAGCCCCCGCCGGCGATTCAGGCAACGCGGCAACCGATTCCAGCCCCAATATTTCATCCAACAGCAACGTTAAAAATACCGGCGCCGGATTTGACCGGTTACATGATTCCGACGCCAATTTTACGTCCAGTCTGCATCCGCTGTCCGGCGCCGATAGCGGCGACAATAATTTAGATTCCAATGATTACCGCGGCCAATTTTTAAATGACGATGCTGTTCGCCGCGATACTTTATTTTTCGAAGCGCGCGATTCCGGATCCGGCAATCCAGATAATGGTAATGGTGGTAACAATCCGCCACCACCACCTCCACCGCCTCCGCCGCCTCCGCCACCACCTCCTCCTCCTCCGCCTCCTCCTCCGCCTCCAAAACCGTTATTATTGGACGATCACGATAACATCGTCGATTTCCGCGCGGTGGATATGAACCAATATCATCCTTTGACATACAATCACGCTGGCGCCGGTGACGATCACATTATCTTGCCAAGCGATACCACGAATGCGGCCAATGTCGGGTTAACCGACCTTCCATTTCATGGCGACAGTGGCAACGATACGATTATTGGCGGCGATATGGACGATATTATTTTTGGCGATGCCGGAAATGACGTTCTGACCGGCAACAATGGCAACGATCAACTATTTGGCGGCGACGGTAATGATACGCTTTATGGCGGACTTGGCGCGCACGACATTTTAATGGGCGGCGATGGCAATGACATTATAACCGATAGCGACGGAATTGATCTGGCTCATGGCGGGGCTGGCAACGATATTATCGACATAAATCTGCACTTTACCTATCCGATTCTGCCGCCGGACGCGCCGCCGGTACTATTGGCTCCACCGCAATCTATTGACCAAATTTATGGCGGTGACGGCGACGATACAATCACGGTGACAATGGATCACCCGCTTTATACGCTAAGCCTTTATGCCGATGACATGGCCCCCGGATCGGGCGATGGTAACGACAAAGTATTTTTACATGGCGAGTACGCGCATAGCGAAATTCATCTTGGCGGCGGCAACGATCAATTTACCGCCGGAATGGGCGAAGATATCGTTTCAACCGGCGACGGCAAGGACACTGTGATCTGGCATAATATGGCCGATGTTGGCGACACCATCACCGATTTTGAAAGCGGATTGGACAAGCTCGATATTGCAGATCTATTGATTGGTTACAATGCCACCCATGTTCTAGACCATGCCATCAACGCCGTTCATATTGACGCCAGCGCGGTCACCATCCTATCCGCCATACCGGTAAATTTCGTCAATATCGGCAATTCATTGTCCAGCTTTGTAAAATTCGATCCAACCTCCGCCACCAACACCGACGTGTATATTGACCCTAACGGTGCCAAAGGCGGCGCCCAATGGACCCTGCTCGCCCATGTACAACATTTGCCGGGCGTGACGGTAAAATATGCCGATATAATCGCCACCCACTAG
- a CDS encoding type I secretion C-terminal target domain-containing protein, protein MTEAVKHNSKTTEKNDQKVVEQKDNTHVGTEVTAEVTTTASDNEAATGQDTSSQEAVNLAELPDSAVAANSTVSNNDAQASVDTAINAGAAFSRFIDTNIADAYNMGGANANYIIRQDNFEKITQDSGDFFSILRNHKFFVAYNALSIGGDEPSTPSEPSNPSEPSNGGHSGGDIPTDNTSAPSTGGNSSNGSNNDNVSSPIAQDPAVNPEPPVQGPIASEPAQPVEEPEPTPEPQPEPTPIPEPTPEPVPVPEPTPTPEPTPEPQPEPTPIPEPTPEPVPVPEPTPVPEPTPTPEPTPTPEPTPTPEPTPTPEPTPEPQPEPTPEPQPEPTPEPQPEPTPEPQPEPHYDVKIVTDDMHIDWEGSNKAEWFTATNGVDRARADDGDDILDITFNEKWDNDSSSKNAPFSNNKILGGYGDDQIDITMNHSQFKLYMKADDNSTNGKLDGDDIVRLHGTYAESNVTLGGGGDHFIGGMGADTVTGNDGNDIIQGGLGADKLTGGDGADTFVWGKADIEKGELDTIADFNIKDGDKLNLTDLLEGYNDKLNLNDFVRFVDGKGNSSILEVNVEGNGAKGEWHQVATFTKLSAADAGMNLSKIIANPHEAY, encoded by the coding sequence ATGACAGAAGCGGTAAAACACAACAGTAAAACTACCGAAAAAAACGACCAAAAAGTCGTTGAACAAAAAGACAATACACACGTTGGCACAGAAGTAACCGCAGAAGTCACCACCACCGCTTCGGATAATGAAGCGGCAACCGGCCAAGACACCTCTTCGCAAGAAGCGGTTAACCTTGCCGAGTTGCCGGACTCCGCCGTTGCGGCAAACTCCACCGTTTCTAACAATGACGCGCAAGCTTCGGTCGACACCGCGATCAATGCGGGGGCTGCGTTTTCCAGATTCATCGATACCAACATCGCCGATGCTTATAATATGGGCGGCGCAAATGCGAATTACATTATTCGCCAAGATAATTTCGAAAAAATCACCCAAGACTCCGGCGATTTTTTCTCGATCTTACGCAATCATAAATTCTTCGTTGCTTATAATGCCTTGTCAATCGGCGGCGATGAACCATCCACCCCAAGCGAGCCAAGCAATCCATCGGAACCATCAAATGGCGGCCACAGCGGCGGCGACATTCCAACGGACAACACCTCGGCTCCATCGACCGGCGGCAATTCCAGCAATGGCAGCAATAACGACAATGTCTCCTCTCCAATCGCACAAGATCCTGCCGTAAATCCAGAACCACCAGTTCAAGGCCCGATTGCCAGCGAACCAGCGCAACCTGTCGAAGAACCAGAACCAACTCCAGAACCACAACCTGAGCCAACCCCTATTCCAGAACCGACTCCAGAGCCAGTTCCGGTGCCAGAACCCACTCCGACGCCAGAACCAACTCCAGAACCACAACCTGAACCAACCCCTATTCCAGAACCGACTCCAGAGCCAGTTCCGGTGCCAGAACCCACTCCGGTGCCAGAACCCACTCCGACGCCGGAACCCACTCCGACGCCAGAACCAACTCCGACGCCGGAACCAACTCCGACGCCGGAACCAACTCCAGAACCGCAGCCTGAACCGACTCCAGAGCCACAACCTGAACCAACTCCGGAACCACAGCCTGAACCAACTCCGGAACCACAGCCTGAACCACATTACGATGTAAAAATCGTCACCGACGATATGCATATTGATTGGGAAGGCAGCAACAAGGCCGAATGGTTTACAGCAACCAATGGTGTCGACAGAGCCCGTGCCGACGATGGCGACGATATCCTGGATATCACCTTCAACGAAAAATGGGACAATGACAGCAGCAGCAAAAACGCCCCATTTAGCAACAATAAAATTCTTGGCGGTTATGGCGATGATCAAATCGACATCACCATGAATCACAGCCAATTTAAATTATATATGAAAGCCGATGATAACAGCACCAACGGCAAATTAGACGGCGACGATATTGTCCGTTTGCACGGCACCTATGCCGAAAGCAACGTTACATTAGGCGGCGGCGGCGACCACTTTATCGGCGGCATGGGTGCAGACACCGTAACCGGCAACGATGGCAACGATATTATCCAAGGCGGCCTGGGTGCCGACAAATTAACCGGTGGCGATGGCGCAGACACTTTCGTCTGGGGCAAAGCCGATATCGAAAAAGGCGAATTGGACACCATCGCAGATTTCAACATCAAAGATGGCGACAAATTAAATCTGACCGATTTGTTAGAAGGATATAACGATAAATTAAACCTGAACGATTTCGTCCGGTTCGTCGACGGCAAAGGCAACAGCTCGATCCTAGAAGTGAATGTCGAAGGCAACGGCGCCAAAGGCGAATGGCACCAAGTGGCCACCTTCACCAAATTATCCGCCGCCGATGCCGGCATGAACTTAAGCAAAATTATCGCAAACCCACACGAGGCTTATTAA
- a CDS encoding response regulator, which produces MVAYKIIRNYCVCMQQKSTDNFFIKHATTIAIASVTVLMILAASAYYQQGVANTASKGWVNHTYNVRGHIRRLVSQFKEVRFSELGFLLTGNEDYLKPYQKAVATTQSTEPLKNTLESDSSVAERLALIKKLTIDNSLQQRNIQELEEVVNEYFQYIAKAVEMRKNENEAGIQEMLRDKTSESLTSHIDILLRVMEAEESRLLDSRIEIDEINTHQSNIFTLTGIAVFYFLIVLGIWIYQRSRARAQVQALRYTQELERSEEELKMQQEELKASNEEIEASNEEMEEKTKALEEQNIRIRLQSEELTKTQKLIQEKANELERASRYKSEFLANMSHELRTPLNSLLILARMLAANEEGNLTEEQMEEARVIYNGGLELLNLINDILDLSKVEAGKLTITAENVPIDGIVKRLQQQFLPVAKEKGVEFPVKTAPDLPEQIFSDGQRLEQILKNLLSNAFKFTETGSVTLEIRRPDETIELQRQALHPDNSIAFSVIDTGIGIEASKFKDIFEAFQQEDGSIDRHYGGTGLGLTIARKFAHMLGGEIHVKSEKGTGSSFTLLLPLALVQSEDTESAPTSSEDAEETSRIELKTRNRTAVEQFIEDDRKIIGEKDKVLLIIEDDPTFAATLMKMARKRGYKCICAGDGKTGLLFAIEWNITAIILDLKLPDIDGLQVLDQLKHNLRSRHIPVHIISGRDAEGNVVPLRKGAIGYLSKPADQEAIEGVFGKIQELLETQVKQVLVIEDDKKNQVVIQSLLKKKDIMLTFAGTGSAGLENIKNSHYDCLILDLRLPDMTGFEWLKNAEKTVGERNLPPIIIYTAQELTEEENRNLRHYAESIIIKGAKSPERLLDEVTLFLHTVESALPNEQKEIIRMQHDPDKVLKGRTLLLVDDDLRNTFALSKLLKKHGMNIIIADNGQMALEKLQQNQSIELVIMDIMMPVMDGYQAMREIRVRKETKDLPIIALTARAMQNEQEKCIAAGANDYLTKPVDIERLLTLLRVWLFKQEEAA; this is translated from the coding sequence ATGGTTGCATACAAGATTATCCGGAATTATTGTGTTTGTATGCAACAGAAATCCACAGACAACTTTTTTATTAAGCACGCCACTACAATAGCAATCGCATCGGTCACGGTCTTAATGATCTTAGCCGCATCAGCCTATTACCAGCAGGGGGTCGCGAACACCGCCAGCAAAGGATGGGTCAATCACACTTATAATGTGCGGGGCCATATTCGGCGGCTGGTGTCACAGTTTAAAGAAGTGCGATTTAGCGAGCTGGGCTTTTTGCTTACCGGAAATGAAGATTACCTGAAACCATATCAAAAAGCCGTAGCCACCACGCAAAGCACCGAACCATTAAAAAATACCCTGGAAAGCGATAGCTCGGTAGCGGAACGGCTGGCCTTAATTAAAAAACTCACCATCGACAATTCATTGCAGCAACGCAATATCCAGGAATTGGAAGAGGTAGTGAACGAATACTTCCAATATATTGCAAAAGCCGTAGAGATGCGTAAAAACGAAAATGAAGCGGGCATTCAGGAAATGCTTAGGGATAAAACCAGTGAATCGCTAACATCTCACATCGATATATTGTTACGAGTTATGGAAGCCGAAGAAAGCCGCTTGCTGGATAGCCGCATTGAAATTGACGAGATAAATACGCATCAATCCAATATCTTTACACTAACCGGAATTGCCGTTTTTTATTTTTTGATCGTGCTGGGTATCTGGATATATCAGCGCAGCCGCGCGCGCGCGCAAGTTCAGGCATTGCGTTACACCCAGGAATTGGAACGCAGCGAAGAAGAACTAAAGATGCAACAGGAAGAACTGAAGGCATCGAATGAAGAAATAGAAGCTTCCAACGAAGAGATGGAGGAAAAAACAAAAGCATTAGAGGAACAAAATATCCGCATACGCTTGCAATCGGAAGAACTGACCAAAACCCAAAAACTGATCCAGGAAAAGGCCAACGAACTTGAACGCGCCAGCCGGTATAAATCGGAATTCCTTGCCAATATGTCGCATGAATTGCGTACTCCGCTGAATAGCCTTTTAATATTGGCCAGAATGCTTGCCGCCAACGAAGAAGGCAACCTGACCGAAGAGCAGATGGAAGAAGCCAGGGTCATTTATAATGGCGGTTTAGAACTGCTGAATTTAATCAACGACATTTTGGATCTTTCCAAGGTAGAAGCCGGAAAGTTGACCATTACCGCCGAAAACGTACCGATTGACGGCATCGTAAAAAGACTTCAACAGCAATTCCTGCCGGTAGCCAAGGAAAAAGGAGTCGAGTTCCCCGTTAAAACCGCGCCTGATCTTCCTGAACAGATCTTCAGCGATGGACAACGTCTGGAACAAATATTGAAAAATCTATTGTCGAACGCCTTTAAATTCACCGAAACAGGTTCCGTTACACTGGAAATCCGGCGCCCGGATGAAACGATCGAATTGCAACGCCAAGCCCTGCACCCGGACAATTCGATTGCGTTTTCGGTAATTGATACCGGAATAGGCATCGAAGCGTCCAAATTCAAAGATATTTTCGAAGCTTTTCAACAAGAAGACGGATCTATTGACCGCCATTATGGCGGCACCGGCCTGGGGCTGACAATCGCCCGTAAATTTGCGCACATGCTTGGCGGTGAAATTCACGTGAAAAGCGAAAAAGGCACTGGCAGTTCTTTCACCCTGCTTCTGCCCTTGGCCCTTGTTCAATCCGAAGATACTGAATCTGCCCCTACTTCTTCGGAAGACGCAGAAGAAACCAGCCGCATTGAATTAAAAACAAGAAATAGAACCGCTGTTGAACAGTTCATCGAAGACGATCGTAAAATTATCGGCGAGAAAGACAAAGTTTTATTGATCATTGAAGACGACCCCACTTTTGCCGCCACATTGATGAAAATGGCCCGCAAGCGCGGATATAAATGCATATGCGCCGGCGACGGAAAAACCGGCCTGCTGTTCGCTATAGAATGGAATATTACCGCCATAATTCTGGATTTAAAACTGCCGGATATCGATGGCCTGCAAGTTCTGGATCAATTAAAACACAACCTAAGATCGCGGCACATCCCAGTGCATATTATCAGCGGCCGGGATGCGGAGGGCAATGTCGTGCCCCTTCGCAAGGGTGCTATCGGATATTTATCCAAGCCGGCGGACCAAGAAGCGATCGAGGGCGTATTCGGCAAAATCCAGGAATTGTTGGAAACGCAAGTCAAACAAGTCCTGGTTATAGAAGACGACAAGAAAAACCAAGTCGTTATTCAAAGTCTTTTGAAAAAGAAAGATATCATGCTGACATTTGCCGGCACCGGCAGCGCCGGTCTGGAAAACATTAAAAACTCCCATTACGACTGCTTGATCCTTGATCTCCGCCTGCCCGACATGACTGGGTTTGAATGGCTGAAGAACGCGGAAAAAACGGTTGGCGAAAGAAATTTGCCGCCGATCATTATTTATACCGCCCAAGAATTGACGGAAGAGGAAAACCGCAATCTGCGCCATTATGCGGAAAGCATTATTATCAAAGGCGCGAAATCGCCCGAACGTCTGCTGGACGAGGTAACTCTATTCTTGCATACGGTGGAATCGGCATTGCCAAACGAGCAAAAAGAAATCATCCGCATGCAGCACGACCCGGACAAAGTATTGAAAGGCAGAACACTGCTATTGGTCGATGACGATTTACGCAATACATTCGCCCTGTCCAAATTGCTTAAAAAACATGGCATGAATATTATCATTGCCGACAATGGCCAGATGGCGCTTGAAAAATTGCAACAAAATCAATCTATAGAACTGGTCATCATGGATATTATGATGCCGGTCATGGACGGATACCAGGCCATGCGGGAAATACGCGTCCGCAAGGAAACCAAAGACCTTCCTATCATCGCTTTGACGGCACGGGCCATGCAGAACGAACAGGAAAAATGCATCGCCGCCGGCGCCAACGATTATCTGACAAAACCTGTCGATATCGAAAGGCTGCTGACATTATTGCGGGTGTGGCTATTTAAACAGGAAGAGGCAGCCTAA
- a CDS encoding protein-glutamate O-methyltransferase CheR gives MNTLAITVDTDDYKSADNSSKLDKDTEKIEIELLLSGIHKRYGYDFSHYSQASLRRRLIRARDYAGRSRFSELLDDLLHNEKSFDEFLKHMSITVTEMFRDPGFYLSVREKIVPVLKTFPFIKIWHAGCATGEEVYSMAILLEEEGFLDRTILYATDFNKYALETAQEGVYPRKNIEDYAENYRDAGGKRCFSDYYSEGYDLVKIKNRLKERITFSYHNLVTDGVFGEMNIICCRNVMIYFDKFLQNQVLWKFSDALRHGGFLCLGSRETLNFSEIKPLFETVDTKQRIYKKTGTAYATQPL, from the coding sequence ATGAACACCCTGGCGATTACTGTCGACACGGACGATTATAAATCCGCGGATAATTCATCAAAACTAGACAAAGACACGGAAAAAATTGAAATAGAATTGTTGCTATCCGGTATTCACAAACGCTATGGCTATGATTTCTCCCACTACTCCCAGGCATCGCTGCGCCGCAGGCTGATTCGCGCGCGCGACTACGCCGGCCGTTCCAGATTCAGCGAATTATTGGACGATTTGCTGCATAATGAAAAAAGTTTCGACGAATTTTTAAAGCATATGTCGATTACGGTCACGGAAATGTTCCGTGATCCCGGATTTTATCTTTCTGTGCGTGAAAAAATCGTCCCGGTTCTTAAAACATTTCCGTTTATCAAAATCTGGCACGCGGGTTGCGCCACGGGCGAAGAAGTGTATTCCATGGCCATCTTGCTGGAAGAAGAAGGATTCTTAGACCGCACCATATTATACGCCACGGATTTCAATAAATACGCGCTGGAAACGGCGCAAGAAGGCGTTTATCCGCGCAAGAACATCGAAGACTATGCCGAAAATTACCGGGATGCCGGCGGCAAGCGTTGTTTTTCCGATTATTACAGCGAAGGATACGACCTTGTTAAAATCAAGAACCGCTTGAAAGAACGAATCACCTTTTCTTACCACAATCTGGTGACCGATGGCGTTTTCGGCGAAATGAACATCATATGCTGCCGAAACGTCATGATTTACTTTGACAAATTTCTTCAGAATCAAGTTCTGTGGAAATTTTCCGATGCCTTGCGCCATGGCGGTTTTTTATGCCTGGGCAGCCGCGAAACGCTGAACTTCAGCGAGATCAAGCCTTTGTTTGAGACGGTCGACACAAAACAGCGAATATACAAAAAAACCGGAACAGCCTATGCAACCCAGCCCTTATGA
- a CDS encoding chemotaxis protein CheB produces the protein MQPSPYESIVIGTSAGGINALKTILPALPEWFAIPIAIVQHIDIRSDDFLAEYLNDICEINVKQAEDKEPMLAGHAYLAPPGYHLLIEEDRTFSLSVDGKVNFSCPSIDVLFDSAANAYSDRLIGVVLTGANGDGSMGLKNIKLSGGLAIVQDPATAEAEAMPLAAISATPVDYVADIDDIAALLIRLASCQYGEAYGSSIIK, from the coding sequence ATGCAACCCAGCCCTTATGAAAGCATTGTCATAGGCACTTCCGCCGGCGGCATCAATGCGTTGAAAACCATCCTTCCCGCGTTGCCGGAATGGTTTGCGATTCCTATCGCGATCGTTCAACATATTGACATAAGATCCGACGATTTTCTGGCCGAGTATTTAAACGATATCTGCGAAATAAACGTCAAACAGGCCGAAGACAAAGAACCGATGCTGGCGGGCCACGCTTATCTTGCGCCGCCAGGATACCATTTGCTGATCGAGGAAGACCGCACATTTTCTCTTTCCGTCGATGGTAAAGTGAATTTCTCGTGCCCTTCCATCGACGTGCTGTTTGACAGCGCGGCCAACGCGTATTCCGACCGGTTGATTGGCGTTGTCTTAACCGGCGCGAACGGCGACGGCAGCATGGGGTTGAAAAACATCAAATTGTCCGGCGGCCTTGCCATCGTTCAGGACCCTGCGACCGCGGAAGCCGAGGCAATGCCCCTGGCCGCTATTTCCGCGACGCCGGTCGATTATGTTGCGGATATAGATGATATAGCGGCGTTATTGATACGCCTCGCCTCTTGTCAATACGGAGAAGCTTATGGCTCAAGCATTATCAAATAA
- a CDS encoding hybrid sensor histidine kinase/response regulator, whose protein sequence is MAQALSNKPILQHSATGQADGLLADLRPKILVVDDRKENLLATEKVLRNLDVTIFKAISGNEALSLMLRHQFAVILLDVQMPEMDGFETAKLMQEQEQMRGTPIIFVTAINKDEKYASQAAEIGAVDYIFKPINPDILRSKVKVYIDIYVQREQILKLNSELRQSNEELERFAYICSHDMQEPVRMMESYAEMMEQTCLANLDDRGKKYLGFILSNARHLRKMIRDILTFSRIGREEIKFEKVDCNQVMKEVLGEFESIIESKKADIRLGSLPALQTSQTLVRVLFQNLIGNALKFQARDHTPEIRIEAQLATDTWEFRISDNGIGIDPNFNSRVFTIFQRIHRKEDFPGTGIGLSTCKKFIELCGGTIRFQSSPGQGTTFFFTLPTEEVSHG, encoded by the coding sequence ATGGCTCAAGCATTATCAAATAAACCTATTCTGCAACACAGCGCCACCGGCCAGGCGGACGGCCTTTTAGCGGATCTACGGCCTAAAATTCTGGTTGTCGACGACCGGAAAGAAAACCTGCTGGCAACCGAAAAAGTTTTACGCAATCTGGATGTGACGATATTCAAGGCGATATCCGGCAACGAAGCGCTGTCCCTGATGTTGCGGCATCAATTCGCGGTAATATTGCTGGATGTGCAAATGCCGGAAATGGACGGTTTTGAAACCGCCAAATTGATGCAAGAGCAGGAACAGATGCGCGGCACCCCTATTATTTTTGTAACCGCGATCAACAAGGATGAAAAATACGCATCCCAGGCGGCGGAAATCGGCGCGGTGGATTATATTTTCAAGCCCATCAACCCCGACATCCTTCGCAGCAAGGTAAAAGTATATATCGACATATACGTGCAACGGGAACAAATTCTGAAACTGAACAGCGAACTGAGGCAATCCAACGAGGAGTTGGAACGGTTTGCCTATATCTGTTCTCACGATATGCAGGAACCGGTACGGATGATGGAATCTTACGCGGAAATGATGGAACAAACCTGCCTGGCCAATCTGGACGACCGCGGAAAAAAATATCTCGGCTTTATTCTAAGCAATGCGCGCCACCTGCGTAAAATGATCCGCGACATTCTGACTTTCTCCCGTATCGGCCGCGAGGAAATTAAATTCGAAAAAGTGGATTGCAACCAGGTTATGAAAGAAGTATTGGGCGAATTCGAATCCATCATTGAAAGCAAGAAAGCCGATATACGCCTTGGTTCTTTGCCAGCCCTGCAAACCAGCCAGACTTTGGTGCGGGTATTGTTTCAAAACCTGATCGGCAACGCCCTGAAATTCCAGGCGCGGGATCATACCCCTGAAATCCGCATAGAAGCGCAGCTCGCTACCGATACTTGGGAATTCCGCATATCCGACAACGGCATCGGGATCGACCCGAATTTCAACAGCCGGGTTTTTACGATTTTCCAGCGCATTCACCGCAAAGAGGATTTCCCGGGAACCGGGATCGGATTAAGCACCTGCAAGAAATTTATCGAATTATGCGGCGGCACGATCCGGTTCCAGTCCAGTCCGGGGCAAGGAACCACATTTTTCTTTACTCTCCCTACCGAAGAGGTGTCTCATGGATGA
- a CDS encoding response regulator, whose translation MDDKALIDILLVEDNEGDVELTKLAFEAAEVPVRIAVVNNGAEALEYLKQQATKGQGMPRLILLDINMPRMDGMEFLKIAKEDEMLKVIPVIMLTSSRAEKDIRESYRRHANSYLLKPDSIENRTSMAKQVHDFWITLAQAAA comes from the coding sequence ATGGATGACAAAGCATTGATCGATATATTATTGGTGGAAGACAATGAAGGCGATGTCGAGTTGACCAAATTGGCGTTCGAAGCCGCCGAGGTTCCGGTACGCATCGCCGTCGTCAACAACGGCGCCGAAGCATTGGAATACTTAAAACAGCAGGCCACCAAGGGCCAAGGGATGCCCCGCCTGATTCTGTTGGACATCAACATGCCGCGAATGGATGGGATGGAGTTTCTGAAAATCGCCAAAGAGGATGAAATGTTAAAAGTCATCCCCGTGATCATGCTGACCAGTTCCCGCGCGGAAAAAGATATCCGGGAATCTTACCGCCGTCATGCAAACAGTTATCTTTTAAAACCCGACAGCATCGAAAACCGGACCAGCATGGCCAAACAAGTGCATGATTTTTGGATCACCCTGGCGCAGGCGGCGGCCTAG
- a CDS encoding MFS transporter, producing MTASTAPANPNYGVFSLPVIVAALGYFVDIYDLLGFNVVRMTSLRDIGVAEADLFSVGISIVNTQLIGLLIGGLLFGVLGDKIGRTRLLFLSIIVYSGATLANAMVHDVTMYKLCRFVAGLGLAGELGLAMTLVSEVMAKEKRGYGTALVAGFGISGAVAAAIVAKYVDWRAFYAIGSIMGFLLLLLRMRVRESFIFLNQIQDDTRGSLKLMFSSTSRIKRVVLCMMLGAPVYFVVWFLAPFVPEISKALGAETQYPAGDAILYSALGLAAGDFIAGCACQWFRSRRKVIGVFMGAAFLLCGYFFLAPHSQTHLFYSVMLFAMGFAAGFFAVVVAIAAEIFGTNLRATAATSIPNFMRATFIAISTSVNYLRVDMGLIPAVTLVGAVTFILGFIAIYVIHESFGCDLNYREE from the coding sequence ATGACCGCATCCACCGCGCCAGCCAATCCCAATTACGGTGTTTTCAGCCTGCCAGTCATCGTCGCTGCATTGGGGTATTTTGTCGATATTTATGACTTGTTGGGATTCAATGTCGTGCGCATGACCAGCTTGCGCGATATCGGCGTGGCGGAGGCGGATTTATTTTCCGTCGGCATCAGTATCGTTAACACGCAATTGATCGGGCTTTTGATCGGCGGTCTGTTGTTCGGCGTTTTGGGCGATAAAATCGGCCGCACGCGATTGCTGTTCCTTAGCATTATCGTTTATTCCGGCGCGACACTGGCCAATGCCATGGTGCATGATGTGACCATGTACAAACTTTGCCGCTTTGTTGCGGGATTGGGATTGGCGGGCGAACTTGGGCTGGCGATGACATTGGTATCCGAAGTCATGGCCAAGGAAAAACGCGGATATGGCACGGCGCTCGTGGCGGGATTTGGCATATCGGGTGCAGTGGCGGCGGCTATTGTCGCTAAATACGTGGATTGGCGCGCCTTTTACGCCATTGGCAGCATTATGGGATTCTTGTTGCTGTTGCTGCGGATGCGTGTGCGGGAATCGTTTATTTTCTTGAATCAAATTCAGGATGATACGCGTGGCAGTTTGAAATTGATGTTTTCCAGCACCAGCCGTATCAAGCGTGTTGTATTGTGTATGATGCTAGGGGCGCCGGTGTATTTTGTTGTTTGGTTTTTGGCGCCCTTTGTCCCGGAAATCAGCAAGGCGCTGGGCGCGGAAACACAATACCCGGCGGGTGATGCGATACTATATTCGGCTTTAGGATTGGCGGCTGGCGATTTTATTGCCGGTTGCGCCTGTCAATGGTTCAGAAGCCGGCGCAAAGTGATCGGCGTTTTTATGGGTGCCGCATTTTTGCTGTGCGGTTATTTTTTTCTCGCGCCGCATTCTCAAACTCATTTGTTTTATTCCGTTATGTTATTTGCGATGGGATTTGCCGCAGGGTTTTTCGCGGTAGTGGTTGCGATTGCCGCTGAAATTTTTGGAACGAATTTGCGCGCGACGGCGGCGACATCGATCCCCAATTTCATGCGTGCAACCTTTATCGCGATCAGCACATCGGTCAATTATTTGCGCGTGGATATGGGCTTAATTCCAGCGGTGACGTTGGTGGGCGCAGTGACATTTATTCTTGGATTTATTGCCATATACGTCATCCACGAAAGTTTCGGTTGCGACCTCAATTACCGGGAGGAGTAG